The DNA segment ATTGCTACTATATAAAGATATAGGAGGATCATTTTGTCGTTTTCTTCcctaaaaaaagtaaaacagaaCAATATAAAGATTCTGATATTACTAACTATTAACACTTTGGAATGCAAGAATTTGTCATTAAAACCTACCACACATTGGTATCTGACAATATTCCCAACGTGTTGTTGGATCATTTGTATAACACCATGGTTGTCCACTGTTGTCAGGATTTCTACAATAATTATGTTCCGTTTTGAAGCTGATGCTAAATGGATGTTTATGTGGATATTGTCGTTCCCAATACTGACAGGTACGTCCAGTTTGTGTCAAACTTATTCGACCTTTGTATTCTGTACCCTTTGCAGATTTTCGACATTCTGAAAAATGTATGAATTACATTGAAAATGGTCGAGGCAGTAGTACAACGACATAgcaaataaagtttaaagatcaacaaactttaaaagtttTCTTAACCAGTTAAACAGGAGCTGATGCATATGGATAGGTTAACTACTGCCTATAACTTTCACATTACTGGCTTTTTTATAACGTGCttattaaaaagaagaatatgTGACAAGATTGCCAATAGGTCAACTCTaaaccagagaccaaatgacgttAGAGATGTTAGGTCTTCAATAATGATCAAGGCATATACTACATCAAGCTATTACAATATGTACaagttaatgaaaattgttagaATTGATATTACTAGGTGATTGACAAACACATCTTTTTGAAGGATAAAtcagtttcaaaacatttcttCAAACACTGCATTAATTTTCTAGACTTTGTTTTAGACGGTCAACGAATTTAAGAAACTCTTGCTTATTTCATAGTTCAAATAACACCAAATTTTTGGTTTGGATCGTGTTGCTTTGTCTGTAGTTTTCTTTGCCCTGTGTACTATTATAtgtctgtttgcctttttcttctttaatcatggcgttgtcagtttattttttgtctatgagtttgaatgtccctatggtatctttTGTCGCTCAtctattattgttttttgttctttttgttcTTCCCCCCCCCTTAATATTTATCCTCTCCTTTCTATGAAAAAAAACTCACCATCTACATCCTCTGGATCTTCGGGtgctttgaataaaaataaaaataaacactgTATCTTAATTctaatttcaaatgataattccaaacatttatttaaaatatgcaCACTAGACATGTTGACCTTTTGATAACAGGTTCATTTGTTGGTAATTGGTTGATCCTTTACCTCGTATGAACCATTTAACgtgataaaatattaatacatgtatattcaattaTCAGGTCATCAACTTTAGTTTCAAGCATAGTTTCCAAAGAACTTAATGTTTTTAGATTAGTTAGTACATTATGTAACTAGAGAATTTGTACTAAGTTTTTGGTTTACAAGTAACATCACCCTATCGTTTCTGAAgagaaataaataatcaaaataagcATCTTGTGCTGTGAAATActtattgttttatgtaatcGTTTCTCAAATTCTTCATGGTTTGTATTATACCTTACTTTTACAAGGTATTAGAACAAacaaggcaaaaaaaaaattagaacaaaCAAGGCAAAGTTAGCGGTTATGTCAACTCACCACATTTATGTATAGCACAATATTCTCTTTCAGTGTAAGGATCCTCTGTATAACACCACGGTCTCGAAGAACCATCAAAATTTCTGCAGTAATTTTCAGAATCTTTTCCATCAAGAAAAAATGCATGTGTATGTGGATATTGTTGGTCCCATCTCTGACAATTCTTTCCAGTTTCGGTTTTACTCCATTTTCCAACATAGTCTTCGCCCTTTTCGGTGTTGCGACATTctaaaaaatccaaatatttttcaaactatttttttatttacagaatcaAACGTCGAACCAATATACTGTATAAGTTATTGCAGTGTAGGTTGAACATTCactattattattgattttacaGCCATACATTGAAAATAAGTATATGATTGCTTAAAATAAGTTACATCATAATTATGGGGTCGCCTTACATTGAGACGCCACAATAAAACTATGGGGTCGCCTTACATTAAGACGCCACAATAAAACATGATGTCAAGGTTAGGCATATATTCACATTTTCTGAACTTATTATGAAAACCATAATGATGAGTTATGGAATCATAATGAAATTGTATGACCAAATAACCCAAAATGTATCCCTTCAATTGCAGTGTACTTTTACAGTAGTTagcaaataataaaaacatacagGAACTTGACTTCTGGATGTCATTATTTTTCTAGTGCAGCCAAAATTATGTCCCAAGTTTTTGCCGATACAGGAGACTATCAACTTGTCATGCACTGTAAATCTTCTTGATATACAACTTAGGGGAATTTTGCCTTACATTAACATaaccaaaaaaatgtcagaaaCCTGAGAAACTTACCTTCAGGAGGGGGAAGTATTGGAACACGATTCcctgtgaaataaaaaaaaagcatatcaTACTTTCATAACAACTTGAGCAAAAATTCGTAAACCAGCAATTACTTATGATTAAATcatgaagaaattaaaagttCTGAAATTTTGTTCAGAACGAAACTATCAAGGTATTGAAACATTTGCAGGAGAAAGATGTCatcaaaagttttaatgtttttcaaatttacataTACGCTAAATTAGATGGattctttttattgtaaaacaCTTTTAAGTTATTTTCACATGGAATGTTTACCACGAAGAAAACTCACATTTTTGACAACTCTCTgcaagtacaaaatgtatctcACAGCAAATTGGGTACATTTTATA comes from the Mytilus trossulus isolate FHL-02 chromosome 3, PNRI_Mtr1.1.1.hap1, whole genome shotgun sequence genome and includes:
- the LOC134711171 gene encoding plasminogen-like, coding for MVIMACHSDREHRTECIVPNAEIINYIELKSGEDNPSCTFGVTYGFYGATIWTKENCREKIKVCLTPRNRVPILPPPEECRNTEKGEDYVGKWSKTETGKNCQRWDQQYPHTHAFFLDGKDSENYCRNFDGSSRPWCYTEDPYTEREYCAIHKCAPEDPEDVDECRKSAKGTEYKGRISLTQTGRTCQYWERQYPHKHPFSISFKTEHNYCRNPDNSGQPWCYTNDPTTRWEYCQIPMCAACSVREEIVECKATVRVSGSCFYKSKVGSSCVYTVQLSDSQAIIKTSTQEMVLTNGGNLAECAIFTFNDGTLKIEDDVCKCFEATVVNK